From Bacillus basilensis, a single genomic window includes:
- the nikB gene encoding nickel ABC transporter permease, giving the protein MLMFIFRRILQLIPVLFGVVFVVFLIMQMVPGDPALLIAGEGASKETVQQIRHQLGLDKPFIMQYFSYIGNILQGDFGVSIRSNRPVLDEVLIRLPITIELALCSIVITVVIGMIAGIISATKQYSWTDVSIMIIALLGVSLPSFWFGLMLIFYFSVQIQIFPVSGWGTWMHMVLPALTLGASGAAIVARMTRSSMLDVIRQDYIRTARAKGVKERVVIYKHALRNALIPVITVVGLQFGTLLGGTVLVESVFAINGLGRLIVDAIRMRDLPMLQGGVLIASVIFVLVNLIVDILYRHFNKRIELN; this is encoded by the coding sequence AATTAATTCCCGTTCTTTTCGGCGTTGTATTCGTTGTTTTCTTAATTATGCAAATGGTACCCGGTGACCCAGCTCTCCTTATCGCTGGTGAAGGAGCATCAAAAGAAACTGTCCAGCAGATACGTCACCAATTAGGATTGGACAAACCTTTTATCATGCAATATTTCTCTTATATCGGAAATATATTACAAGGCGATTTCGGGGTTTCAATTCGTTCTAACCGTCCAGTGTTAGACGAAGTATTAATCCGCCTTCCAATCACTATTGAACTCGCCCTATGTAGTATCGTCATTACAGTTGTAATTGGGATGATTGCTGGCATTATCTCTGCTACAAAGCAATATTCTTGGACAGATGTTTCTATTATGATTATCGCCTTGTTAGGTGTCTCATTACCAAGCTTTTGGTTTGGACTTATGCTCATTTTCTACTTCTCTGTCCAAATTCAAATATTCCCCGTTTCTGGTTGGGGAACCTGGATGCACATGGTTTTACCAGCACTTACACTAGGTGCATCTGGCGCAGCAATTGTAGCACGTATGACTCGCTCAAGTATGCTTGATGTTATACGCCAAGATTATATACGAACAGCAAGAGCGAAAGGAGTAAAAGAAAGAGTCGTTATATATAAACATGCTTTGAGGAACGCATTAATTCCCGTTATTACTGTTGTTGGATTACAATTTGGTACACTTTTAGGCGGTACAGTTTTAGTAGAATCAGTTTTTGCTATAAATGGACTTGGAAGATTAATCGTAGACGCCATCCGAATGAGAGACTTACCAATGTTACAAGGGGGCGTATTAATCGCCTCGGTCATCTTCGTTCTAGTCAATCTTATTGTTGATATTTTATACCGTCATTTCAATAAACGTATTGAGCTTAATTAA
- a CDS encoding ABC transporter ATP-binding protein, giving the protein MNKKEEVLQVKDLKTHFFTDEGVSKAVDGLNFSVSKGETLGIVGESGCGKSITSLSIMRLIDRESGSKIEGSILFKGKDLLQQKEAEMRAIRGNQISMIFQEPMTSLNPVYSVGEQIAEAIRIHQKLNKKEAWNKAVDMLKLVGIPSPEKRAKQEPHELSGGMRQRIMIAMALACNPDLLIADEPTTALDVTIQAQILSLMKSLQKQLGMGIIMITHDLGVVSETCDRVAVMYAGKIVEYADIEHIFTSPKHPYTIGLLQSLPRLDTDQEELQTIPGSVPSPYHMPSGCRFADRCTHAKELCHNTLPELQLTQDGSEVRCWMFTDLWDKSSSEKLEVL; this is encoded by the coding sequence ATGAATAAAAAGGAAGAGGTATTACAAGTTAAAGATTTAAAAACACATTTCTTTACAGACGAAGGTGTAAGCAAAGCGGTTGATGGTTTAAATTTCTCTGTTTCTAAAGGAGAAACACTCGGTATCGTAGGTGAATCTGGTTGTGGGAAGAGTATCACTTCTCTATCCATTATGAGATTAATTGACCGAGAAAGTGGCAGTAAAATTGAAGGCAGCATTTTATTTAAAGGAAAAGATTTATTACAACAAAAAGAAGCTGAAATGCGCGCAATTCGTGGAAATCAAATCTCAATGATTTTCCAAGAACCAATGACATCTTTGAATCCAGTATATTCTGTTGGGGAACAGATCGCAGAAGCAATTCGTATCCATCAAAAATTAAATAAAAAGGAAGCTTGGAATAAAGCCGTAGATATGTTGAAACTAGTTGGAATTCCTTCTCCTGAAAAGCGTGCAAAACAAGAGCCACATGAACTAAGCGGAGGAATGCGACAACGCATTATGATTGCAATGGCACTTGCTTGCAATCCAGATTTACTCATTGCAGACGAACCAACAACTGCTCTTGATGTAACAATTCAAGCTCAAATATTATCACTTATGAAATCACTTCAAAAACAACTCGGTATGGGAATTATCATGATCACACATGACTTAGGAGTCGTGTCAGAAACATGCGATAGAGTCGCCGTTATGTACGCTGGAAAAATCGTCGAATATGCAGATATCGAGCATATATTTACTAGTCCAAAACATCCTTATACAATCGGACTTCTTCAATCTCTTCCAAGACTCGATACAGACCAAGAAGAATTACAAACTATTCCTGGGTCCGTACCGAGTCCATACCATATGCCGAGTGGATGTCGCTTTGCTGATAGATGCACACATGCAAAAGAACTATGTCACAATACTCTTCCAGAACTTCAACTCACGCAAGATGGAAGTGAAGTTCGATGCTGGATGTTTACAGACCTTTGGGATAAATCATCTTCAGAAAAATTGGAGGTATTATAA
- a CDS encoding ABC transporter ATP-binding protein, whose product MSTATPINKREVLQVQNLKQYFPIKKGILGRSISYIKAVDDISFTIYKKETVSIVGESGCGKSTTGRAILRLDEATSGKIIFQDKDLLALNNSAMRKVRKDLQVIFQDPFASLNPRQTVGSILEEAMTIQNVCPKGERKAKVIELLGKVGLPPDAVKRYPHEFSGGQRQRIGIARALAVNPKLIICDEAVSALDVSVQAQVLNLLKQLQQQYGLTYLFISHDLAVVRHISDRIIVMYLGTIVEIADKHSLFNNPQHPYTKALLSAIPTISAGMKKERIELKGDLPSPLNPPKGCRFHTRCPYAIEKCATQQPSFQSISEDHKVACHII is encoded by the coding sequence ATGTCTACTGCTACGCCAATAAATAAACGAGAGGTATTACAAGTACAAAACTTAAAACAATACTTCCCTATAAAAAAAGGAATTCTAGGACGCTCTATTAGCTATATTAAAGCGGTTGACGATATTAGTTTTACAATTTACAAAAAGGAAACTGTTAGTATTGTTGGTGAATCTGGTTGTGGAAAATCCACCACTGGGCGTGCAATATTGCGCCTTGATGAAGCAACAAGTGGAAAAATTATTTTTCAAGACAAAGATTTACTAGCATTAAATAACTCAGCAATGCGAAAGGTTCGAAAAGATTTACAAGTTATTTTTCAAGATCCCTTCGCTTCTTTAAACCCTCGGCAAACTGTAGGGAGCATTTTAGAAGAAGCTATGACCATTCAAAACGTATGTCCAAAAGGCGAAAGAAAAGCAAAGGTTATTGAGCTGCTCGGGAAAGTTGGTCTTCCACCTGATGCAGTGAAGCGCTATCCACATGAATTTAGTGGTGGTCAACGGCAAAGAATCGGAATTGCGCGTGCCTTAGCTGTTAATCCAAAACTCATCATTTGTGACGAAGCTGTCTCCGCCCTAGATGTTTCAGTGCAAGCACAAGTTTTAAATTTATTAAAGCAGTTGCAACAACAATATGGATTAACATATTTATTCATCTCTCACGACTTAGCTGTCGTTCGTCACATATCAGATCGCATCATTGTAATGTACCTTGGTACCATTGTGGAGATTGCCGATAAACATTCTCTTTTTAACAATCCGCAACACCCTTACACAAAAGCGCTTCTCTCAGCAATTCCTACCATTAGTGCAGGAATGAAAAAAGAGCGTATTGAACTTAAAGGAGACCTTCCCTCTCCTCTAAACCCGCCAAAAGGCTGTCGTTTTCATACTCGTTGTCCGTATGCCATTGAAAAATGCGCTACGCAACAACCAAGCTTTCAATCTATAAGTGAAGATCATAAAGTAGCCTGTCATATCATTTGA
- a CDS encoding sensor histidine kinase: MLTYEAFAVLITILVLAPIFGAIILLCLFIFEKRIDLLESEKKKIALERELQQSLYHQLTQQIQPHFLFNTLNTILSLARLQRTDEVVKSLEIFSLFLKGKYKTTDLLIPISEELTYTNYYIEIQKMRFRSRLSVSITSSEDLHNAHIPPFVIQTLVENSFKHGLEKKAGQAILNIHLYNTNNRITLLVSDNGTQNEPFTSHTEESGYGLENIKQRFQLFFQEQTTFSFLSTKENGTKVEITWPFISEKNTEEVIQK; the protein is encoded by the coding sequence ATGTTAACTTATGAAGCATTTGCTGTATTAATAACTATACTTGTCTTAGCTCCAATTTTTGGAGCTATTATTTTATTATGTTTATTTATTTTCGAAAAACGAATCGATTTACTAGAAAGCGAAAAGAAAAAAATAGCACTAGAACGAGAGTTGCAACAGTCTTTATATCATCAACTTACGCAACAAATTCAGCCTCATTTTTTATTCAATACATTAAATACAATTTTAAGCTTAGCTCGTCTGCAGAGAACTGATGAAGTTGTCAAATCACTTGAGATCTTTTCTCTATTTTTAAAAGGAAAATATAAAACAACAGATTTGTTAATTCCTATTTCTGAAGAACTAACATACACGAATTATTATATCGAAATTCAAAAGATGCGATTTCGCTCAAGGCTCTCAGTAAGCATTACCTCTTCTGAAGATTTACATAATGCCCATATTCCACCTTTCGTTATTCAAACGTTAGTTGAGAATTCCTTTAAACATGGGCTAGAAAAAAAAGCTGGTCAAGCAATTTTAAATATTCATCTATACAATACAAATAACCGAATTACACTTCTAGTATCCGACAACGGTACTCAAAACGAACCATTTACTTCCCATACGGAAGAAAGCGGGTACGGACTTGAAAATATAAAACAACGATTTCAGTTATTCTTTCAAGAACAAACTACGTTCTCTTTCCTCTCTACAAAAGAGAACGGCACGAAAGTAGAAATCACATGGCCTTTCATCTCAGAAAAAAACACAGAGGAGGTAATACAAAAATGA
- a CDS encoding response regulator, which produces MNVLLVDDEPLELEQLEFLIHRQFPNWTLHLALDADEALRINEKFSIHLALLDIHLPGISGLQLGEKLKSNNSNLDIIIVTAYQNFDYAKQSIRLGVIDYITKPIIEKELIDILQKYKGDSNTPSYSRIIQDTLDIIHETFHDKLHLADIAAKVHTNPTYLSRRFHEEVGISFSGYIMQYRIEMSQKYLTEHPHWCISQISEQSGFNSQHYFSTVFRKMTGMTPKEYRGEG; this is translated from the coding sequence ATGAACGTGCTATTAGTAGATGACGAACCACTGGAACTGGAACAATTAGAATTTCTTATCCACCGTCAGTTTCCTAATTGGACACTGCATCTAGCTTTAGATGCGGATGAAGCTTTACGTATAAATGAAAAATTCTCGATTCATTTAGCACTTTTAGATATTCACCTTCCAGGTATATCCGGCCTACAACTAGGTGAAAAATTAAAAAGCAATAACTCTAACCTCGACATCATTATCGTAACCGCATATCAAAATTTCGATTATGCAAAACAATCTATTCGTCTAGGAGTTATTGACTATATAACAAAGCCAATTATAGAAAAAGAACTCATTGATATATTACAAAAGTACAAAGGGGATTCCAATACTCCTTCCTACTCACGTATTATTCAAGATACATTAGACATCATCCATGAAACCTTTCATGACAAACTACACTTAGCAGACATCGCAGCTAAAGTACATACAAATCCGACTTATTTAAGCCGACGGTTCCATGAAGAAGTAGGTATTTCATTTTCCGGATATATCATGCAATATCGGATTGAAATGTCACAGAAATATTTAACGGAACACCCACATTGGTGTATCTCTCAAATCTCTGAACAATCTGGTTTTAATAGTCAGCATTATTTCAGTACTGTTTTTCGTAAAATGACCGGAATGACTCCGAAAGAATATAGAGGTGAGGGATAA
- a CDS encoding sodium:solute symporter → MTKNNSAFTPLQLGIGTGTVLLLSKWVASISTLALPESIINYGLIAGILYAMIGPFTLILLGISIKKIRSTFPEGESIHDYLSYKLSHKGYIIVCCFLVLLSIESMFIQTKVASILLNVFFHIPYTLGSFLFITLCTIFVMLSNAKLLTKMAIMQTVLMFSTMIIIPIYFFVQDGITHVYDGIRLYHPYLLFYENINGIYFLTAGILIETGRVLISPASWDKAFRIHPKKIIPTFLLSGFIWITIPLAFASLIMIVIFSGSLDHLYDLLAQLPKKIEFTILFYLLVIGSLSAITSSFISWMHGFTKLIRDFIPMIRTKINFKLYTAHFISIAIGFLAFFITITTNYTILEIIFFFGILYASLIITILFVIFSKQKISIIIPLISIIGALSGYVVYFLIGPLTSIWVSIAVTLSLSICYLFSHWIHQQFNYKMKQ, encoded by the coding sequence GTGACGAAAAACAACTCAGCTTTCACACCTTTACAATTAGGTATAGGAACTGGTACTGTTCTTTTATTATCTAAATGGGTCGCAAGTATATCAACACTCGCTTTACCCGAATCTATTATCAATTATGGGCTAATCGCTGGTATTCTTTATGCGATGATTGGCCCTTTTACTCTTATTTTATTGGGAATTTCAATAAAAAAAATACGTTCTACATTCCCAGAAGGAGAATCCATTCACGATTACTTATCTTATAAACTTTCTCACAAAGGATATATAATTGTATGCTGTTTCCTCGTTCTATTAAGTATAGAAAGTATGTTCATTCAAACGAAAGTTGCTAGTATTTTACTTAATGTTTTTTTCCATATTCCATATACATTGGGTTCTTTCCTTTTCATTACCCTTTGTACAATATTCGTAATGTTAAGTAACGCTAAGCTACTTACTAAAATGGCTATTATGCAAACTGTATTAATGTTTTCTACCATGATTATTATTCCAATTTATTTTTTTGTGCAAGATGGCATTACCCATGTATACGATGGAATTCGCTTATATCACCCGTATTTGCTATTTTATGAAAATATAAACGGAATATATTTTCTTACTGCCGGCATTCTCATCGAAACAGGAAGAGTATTAATAAGTCCCGCATCTTGGGATAAAGCTTTCCGTATTCATCCTAAAAAAATCATTCCGACTTTTTTACTATCAGGGTTTATATGGATTACCATCCCTTTGGCGTTCGCTTCTCTAATTATGATAGTTATTTTTAGTGGGAGCTTAGATCATTTGTATGATCTTCTAGCTCAACTTCCAAAAAAAATAGAATTTACTATTTTATTTTATTTACTCGTTATCGGCTCTTTAAGCGCAATAACTTCTAGTTTTATTTCTTGGATGCATGGATTTACTAAACTTATTCGAGATTTTATACCGATGATACGTACAAAAATAAATTTCAAATTATATACAGCTCATTTTATTTCTATAGCTATCGGATTTTTAGCTTTTTTCATTACAATTACTACAAACTATACTATTTTAGAAATTATTTTTTTCTTTGGTATTCTTTATGCATCTCTTATCATCACAATATTATTCGTTATTTTCAGCAAGCAAAAAATCAGCATCATTATACCGCTCATCTCGATTATTGGTGCTCTTTCCGGTTATGTAGTTTACTTCTTAATCGGTCCTTTAACGAGCATTTGGGTTAGTATAGCGGTTACTCTTTCACTAAGTATTTGTTATCTGTTTTCACATTGGATACACCAACAATTCAACTATAAAATGAAACAATAA
- a CDS encoding PspC domain-containing protein has translation MSKKLYKSETDKMLFGVCGGLGEYFDISSTLIRILWVIAILCFGTGFLVYFICLLLMPRSY, from the coding sequence ATGTCAAAAAAATTATATAAATCCGAAACTGATAAAATGTTATTTGGTGTATGTGGTGGTTTAGGAGAATATTTTGATATTAGCTCTACTCTTATTCGCATACTTTGGGTTATTGCTATTTTATGTTTTGGAACGGGTTTTTTAGTTTATTTCATTTGTTTATTACTTATGCCACGTTCTTACTAA